TTTATGGGATGTTGTAGTAGATCCTGCACGGAAAGTTAGAATAGGTAATAAACTTATTTTCAATAATGAACTGAATGGAGAAATGTTGGTTGCAGAAGTGATCGACAACACAACCTCAAAAGGACGCACCATTCGATTTTATTTTGACGGTAGTTATGAAGAATTTCAGAGAGTTCTTCATGCAATGGGTTCAACACCTCTTCCACGTTATATGGAAAGAGAACCCGATTCAGATGACGAAGAGTCTTATCAAACAATATTTGCCAAACAAAAAGGTTCTATTGCTGCTCCTGCTGCTGGAATGCATTTTAGCAAAGAAATATTAAAATGGTTCGAAATAAAAGGAGTTGATCTCACTGAGGTTACGCTACATATTGGTTTAGCATCTTTCAGAGGCATTGAAGTAGAAGATCTTTCAAAGCATAAAATGGAATCTGAGAATTTTTATGTTTCTCCTGAAGCAGCTAAAATTGTGAATCAAGGAATCCAAAATAAGAAAAGAATTTGCGCCATTGGCACATCTACCTTGCGAGCTATCGAATCATCTGTTTCAACCTTAAGCGAATTGCTTCCAATTGAGGGCTGGACTGAAAAATTCATTTATCCGCAATACGACTTTAAGATTGCTAATGCATTGGTTACTAACTTCCACGCCCCAAAAACTCCATTTTACATTGCAACCACTGCATTTGGAGGACTTGAACTAATCAAAAAAGCGTATCAAGTTGCCATCAAGGAAAACTACAAATTCCTTGACTACGGAGATGTGATGTTGATTATTTAGAGCGATACACGCACACTTTCAATATTTTACAAGTTTTTCTTTCTTTTTTAATGGCATAATTAAAATAAAACTTAAATTTGCCGTTCCTAAAAAATTTAGGAGAAAGGAGGATTATTAAAAATAATGGAAGAAAAACAAACAGAT
This genomic window from Bacteroidota bacterium contains:
- the queA gene encoding tRNA preQ1(34) S-adenosylmethionine ribosyltransferase-isomerase QueA; this translates as MAKLGQFSFTVPEHLISNKPAIYRDESRLMVVHKDSGEIEHKKFKDIINYFGEGDVTIVNNSKVFPARLHGTKEKTGAKIEVFLLRELNKENLLWDVVVDPARKVRIGNKLIFNNELNGEMLVAEVIDNTTSKGRTIRFYFDGSYEEFQRVLHAMGSTPLPRYMEREPDSDDEESYQTIFAKQKGSIAAPAAGMHFSKEILKWFEIKGVDLTEVTLHIGLASFRGIEVEDLSKHKMESENFYVSPEAAKIVNQGIQNKKRICAIGTSTLRAIESSVSTLSELLPIEGWTEKFIYPQYDFKIANALVTNFHAPKTPFYIATTAFGGLELIKKAYQVAIKENYKFLDYGDVMLII